A stretch of the Lolium perenne isolate Kyuss_39 chromosome 3, Kyuss_2.0, whole genome shotgun sequence genome encodes the following:
- the LOC127344888 gene encoding transcription factor HBP-1b(c1), whose amino-acid sequence MESRRGGGGPAAAAAGDARGPMPGFGAPQHTMTIPTDVNVMQPSRVADFGALAQSAGFRIEDFANFGTNTLFNLKPNTHTFTSDPLQFGNYGKSISPIDLASTAAAAAAEITTVDPQALLQKKGAQPSLVAVRTRNNENWGESSMADTSPRTDTSSDPDIDMDERNQMFEQGQLAAPTASDSSDKSKEKLDHKSLRRLAQNREAARKSRLRKKAYVQNLESSRLKLTKLEQELQRARQQGIFISSSGDQAHSSSGNGAMAFDMEYARWLEEHNKHINELRAAINAHAGDDDLRSIVDSIMAHYDEFFRLKGVAAKADVFHVLSGMWQTPAERCFMWLGGFKSSELLKLLGGQLEPLTEQQLTGVCNLQQSSQQAEDALSQGMEALQQSLAETLASGSLGPAGSSGNVANYMGQMAMAMGKLGTLENFLRQADNLRLQTLQQLQRILTTRQSARALLAISDYFSRLRALSSLWHARPRE is encoded by the exons ATGGAAAgtaggcgaggaggaggagggccggcggcggcggcagcgggagATGCGCGCGGGCCGATGCCAGGCTTCGGGGCTCCTCAGCACACCATGACCAT CCCCACAGATGTGAACGTCATGCAGCCTTCTCGAGTTGCTGATTTTGGGGCGCTTGCGCAGTCTGCTGGATTCAGAATAGAAGATTTTGCCAATTTTGGTACAA ATACTTTGTTCAATCTGAAGCCAAATACTCACACATTTACCAGTGACCCCCTTCAGTTTGGGAATTACGGAAAG TCGATTTCTCCGATTGATCTAGCTAGTACAGCTGCAGCAGCTGCAGCAGAAATAACAACAGTTGATCCTCAGGCACTACTACAGAAAAAGGGAGCACAACCAAGTCTAGTAGCAGTAAGAACTCGTAACAATGAGAACTGGGGAGAGTCAAGTATGGCTGATACAAGTCCTAGGACTGATACATCGAGTGATCCAGACATAGACATGGATGAGAGGAACCAAATG TTTGAACAAGGACAGCTTGCTGCTCCCACGGCTTCTGATTCTAGTGATAAATCAAAGGAAAAATTAGATCACAAG TCACTTCGCCGTCTTGCGCAAAACCGTGAAGCTGCTAGGAAAAGCCGTTTAAGAAAGAAG GCATATGTCCAAAACCTTGAGAGTAGTAGATTGAAACTTACTAAGTTAGAGCAAGAGCTTCAACGGGCGCGGCAACAG GGTATTTTTATTTCATCGTCAGGGGATCAAGCTCACTCATCGAGTGGAAATG GTGCTATGGCATTTGACATGGAGTATGCACGATGGTTGGAGGAACATAACAagcatataaatgagttgagggcCGCAATCAACGCACATGCTGGCGATGACGATCTTCGGAGTATTGTTGACAGCATCATGGCACACTATGATGAGTTTTTCAGGCTCAAGGGTGTAGCAGCCAAAGCAGATGTTTTCCATGTGCTGTCTGGGATGTGGCAGACCCCTGCCGAGAGGTGTTTCATGTGGTTGGGTGGCTTCAAGTCATCTGAGCTCCTTAAG TTACTGGGAGGTCAACTAGAACCTCTTACTGAGCAGCAGCTTACAGGCGTATGCAACCTGCAACAGTCCTCTCAACAAGCTGAAGATGCTCTTTCTCAAGGCATGGAGGCACTACAACAGTCACTCGCAGAAACCCTAGCATCTGGATCCCTGGGCCCTGCAGGATCTTCTGGCAATGTTGCAAACTACATGGGACAGATGGCAATGGCTATGGGAAAACTTGGAACACTAGAAAACTTCCTACGGCAG GCTGATAATCTGCGGCTGCAAACCCTTCAGCAACTGCAACGCATATTAACCACTCGTCAATCTGCACGAGCTCTGCTTGCAATAAGTGACTACTTCTCCCGGCTACGCGCTTTGAGTTCCCTTTGGCATGCCCGTCCACGGGAATAA